One region of Danio aesculapii chromosome 7, fDanAes4.1, whole genome shotgun sequence genomic DNA includes:
- the stard5 gene encoding stAR-related lipid transfer protein 5 codes for MDYINTARSVEDRLLSYRKDESGWKTCKKTNDVVVYWRPSCEFAGNVYKGEGIVNGSPEKVWDCLKPEINGLRVKWDANIKKFELVEQVSADVLICRTVTPSAAMGIISPRDFVDVISIKRYEDGTVSSNATNVSHPDCPPQNGFVRGFNHPCGCICVPVPGEPGKTQLFSFFQTDLGGLLPRSVVDSFFPTSMVEFYNNLTKAVKSLK; via the exons ATGGATTACATAAACACTGCCAGATCAGTAGAAGATCGTCTTCTGAGCTATAGAAAAGACGAGTCTGGGTGGAAAACATGCAAGAAAACT aaCGATGTGGTGGTGTATTGGAGACCCTCTTGTGAATTCGCGGGAAATGT GTACAAGGGTGAAGGCATCGTCAATGGCAGTCCAGAGAAAGTGTGGGACTGCCTGAAGCCTGAAATCAACGGGCTTCGTGTGAAATGGGATGCTAATATAAAGAAGTTTGAGCTTGTGGAGCAGGTGTCTGCG GACGTTTTGATCTGCCGAACTGTCACCCCCTCGGCTGCTATGGGTATTATATCGCCTCGGGATTTTGTCGATGTCATTTCCATTAAGCGCTATGAAGATGGCACAGTGTCATCAAATG CTACCAATGTAAGCCATCCAGACTGTCCTCCTCAGAACGGCTTCGTCAGAGGCTTCAACCATCCATGTGGCTGCATTTGTGTTCCAGTTCCTGG GGAACCAGGCAAAACGCAGCTGTTCAGCTTTTTCCAGACGGACCTCGGAGGATTACTTCCTCGTTCGGTTGTAGATTCATTTTTCCCCACTAGTATGGTGGAGTTTTACAACAACCTGACCAAAGCTGTCAAATCCCTCAAATAG